The following proteins are encoded in a genomic region of Micromonospora olivasterospora:
- a CDS encoding WD40 repeat domain-containing protein, whose protein sequence is MTSWPAGPGRRMLASASHDRTVRLWPLPDGAAGLAGLPAAPGGRAAAGNDPGPVSAVSGEVFRTVRGFASAAGPAEAVVVYPDGVGAEVDPRGLSVVAQRQAVTDAEAWAARAVERTWDRSADELLDEVQGRGGVWRVVLAFGDRGHEGVLDLVGRLLDGRLSGVRVPATAVIELSPYGAGPLVEPRTVVEVAALRVRRGQSGAVAIRSRYVAGAVARSVPQGLIPVDFSGRETFAGGALLWEFHARPIRPEDARSAQFYREARGLHGAHAPYLLPPDRRWARFGQRAASYMRDWVFPPVPSSGLGRWRVVELRQAGLLAGESVAGATPDVGPVGWVPDGARVLVVGVPGPHPVHPTAVVDTLFDTFLNSALPPVESGLREPVYVVVHGFGGRVSPVVLAHVAEGDLWPVRLGEMAAGEPVVGTREVSNLVEAQSWTRVRSELPPIAAALQPGGAAEQWRARVPELTAMLPDVTVTDPVAVDLSTPDAAGTAGVRAHRRMGERVEQLVALGEELVRHTREWVGGAGETDRLDLRLEEWAGHRDSQQLVTALARAGRLTGEVEGLVADQIGRVWAAAVPPGIVLAGEGATVPDAVRDVLRAVYLGAWVLSTGSDGPVVVRGYGGWQRADLSHMRLRSGAEFTRFLADHGGDVALLWSADGPADPGAQVSRLRAALDVPLVPRRVDVVGRVPGVSEQRSAELLSAVSAFGLARELLEEQIRLLPARAAVLPGQASVTVPPPQPAPSPHAGDAPVLYEWVAGPDGVVPGGGQPSAGGLPEWMHRGDRRGDGLLCLLDSLAQTLSGVRPGLYRGFDNVETRAQALLDRMEGRLGSDHVVIRDLRSARGAEVYSGGFLNELAELFQVRVQVVEQGGDRRWYGHPVVGRDGNAPLMLVEFVSPGGRGGLADEEMGTFYPLFVDTVHAAALGGAATITDHLIQRWEALVGGHAARIDRLEAAERPLVEAAERGQDVGQARSVLDRLSGRYLDGLRDLRLARGLRDMSEYVRSVSDIAALSGRIGRVEAAAAELDAHVGQAPAGAATPPPAVVSPQLLTGHTGAVWAVTSWQEESGRRLLASASTDRSVRIWDAADGRLVGTLEGHTGTVSAVTSWQEASGRRMLASAGADRSVRIWDAADGRLLQTLRGHTGPVRAVTSWQEESGRRLLASASLDETVRIWDAADGRLIRTLDGHTGTVLAVTSWQEESGRRLLASASGDETVRIWDAADGRLLQTFRGHTDAVWAVTSWQEESGRRLLASAGEDRTVRIWDAADDRPVRTLAGHTGTVRAVTSWQEGPGRRLLASASGDRTVRIWDAADGRLLRTLEGHTGTVFAVTSWQEESGRQVLASASADRTVRLWTLPDGVAGLAGLPAVPGGRVAAGNDPAPVPATSVGELSGRVGRVEAAAVESDAHVGQAPAGAATPPPVVSPQLLTGYTGTVFAVTSWQEESGRRLLAAAGDERTVRIWDAAGGRLVGTLEGHTGPVLAVTSWQEESGRRLVASASLDETVRIWDAADGRLLQTLEGHTDEVLAVTSWQEESGRRLLASASLDETVRIWDAADGSLLRTLAGHTGAVSAVTSWQEASGRRLLASASVDETVRIWDAADGSLLRTLEGHTDTVSAVTSWQDESGRQLLASASVDETVRIWDAADGRLVRTLEGHTDTVSAVTSWQEGPGRRLLASASMDETVRIWDAADGRLVRTLEGHTDEVLAVTSWPEESGGRMLASAGGDQTVRLWPLPDAAAGLAGLPAVPGGRVAAGNDPAPVPATSVGELRSRIGQGEAAAAEPDAHVGQAPAGAATPPPAVVSPQLLTGHTDTVSAVTSWQEASGQRLLASAGDERTVRIWDAADGRLVGTLEGHSGPVWAVTSWQEASGRRMLASASGDQTVRIWDAADGRLIRTLEGHTRTVWAVTSWQEESGRRMLASASGDQTVRIWDAADGRLIRTLEGHTEWVRAVTSWQEESGQRLLASASGDETVRIWDAADGRLLQTLEGHTDEVFAVTSWQEESGQRLLASASGDRTVRIWDAADGRLVRTLEGHTDEVSAVTSWQEASGQRLLASASGDRTVRIWDAADGRLVRTLEGHTDWVLAVTSWPEESGGRMLASAGGDQTVRLWPLPDSAAGLAGLPAVPGGRAAAGNDPAPVPATSVGELSGRIGRVEAAAAELDAHIGQTPAGAATPPPVVPPQLLTGHTEEVRAVTSWQETSGQRMVASASDDRTVRIWDAADGRLVRTLEGHTDEVLAVTSWQEESGRRLLASASVDETVRIWDAADGRLLRTLEGHTDEVLAVTSWQEESGRRLLASASVDETVRIWDAAVGRLLQTLAGHTDAVSAVTSWQEESGQRLLASASADETVRIWDAADGRLLQTLDGHTDPVFAVTSWQAASGQRLLASASWDETVRIWDAADGRLLQTLEGHTRPVSAVTSWQAASGQRLLASASGDQTVRIWDAADGRLLQTLEGHTDWVWAVMSWPAGRAGGCWPPPAGIGRCGCGPCRMVLRGWRGCLPCRVGGLPLETTPHLCPRPVSGR, encoded by the coding sequence GTGACGTCGTGGCCGGCGGGGCCGGGCCGGCGGATGCTGGCCTCCGCCAGTCATGACCGGACGGTGCGGTTGTGGCCCCTGCCGGATGGTGCTGCGGGGCTGGCGGGGTTGCCTGCCGCGCCGGGTGGGCGGGCTGCCGCTGGAAACGACCCCGGACCTGTGTCCGCGGTGTCGGGGGAGGTGTTCCGGACGGTTCGGGGTTTCGCCAGTGCTGCCGGCCCCGCCGAGGCGGTGGTGGTGTATCCGGATGGTGTGGGCGCTGAGGTTGATCCGCGAGGTCTGTCGGTGGTGGCGCAGCGGCAGGCGGTGACGGATGCCGAAGCGTGGGCGGCGAGGGCGGTTGAGAGGACGTGGGATCGGTCTGCGGATGAGCTGCTGGACGAGGTGCAGGGCCGTGGTGGGGTGTGGCGGGTGGTGCTGGCGTTCGGCGATCGCGGGCATGAGGGTGTGCTGGATCTGGTGGGGCGATTGCTTGATGGCCGGCTCTCGGGGGTGCGGGTGCCTGCGACGGCGGTGATCGAGTTGTCGCCGTATGGTGCTGGTCCGTTGGTGGAGCCTCGGACGGTGGTCGAGGTCGCGGCGTTGCGGGTAAGGCGTGGCCAGTCGGGGGCGGTAGCGATCCGTTCGCGTTATGTGGCGGGCGCGGTGGCGAGGTCTGTTCCTCAGGGTCTGATTCCTGTCGATTTCTCGGGTCGGGAGACGTTCGCGGGTGGGGCGTTGCTGTGGGAGTTCCACGCGCGTCCGATCCGTCCGGAGGATGCCCGGTCGGCTCAGTTCTACCGGGAGGCGCGGGGATTGCACGGTGCGCATGCGCCGTACCTCCTGCCGCCGGACCGGCGTTGGGCGCGGTTCGGGCAGCGGGCGGCCTCGTATATGCGGGATTGGGTGTTCCCTCCGGTGCCGTCGTCAGGGCTTGGTCGGTGGCGGGTGGTGGAGTTGCGGCAGGCGGGGTTGCTTGCCGGGGAGAGTGTGGCGGGGGCGACGCCGGACGTGGGGCCGGTGGGGTGGGTGCCGGATGGCGCGCGGGTGTTGGTGGTGGGTGTGCCGGGGCCGCATCCGGTGCATCCCACGGCGGTCGTGGACACATTGTTCGACACGTTCCTGAACAGTGCGTTGCCGCCGGTGGAGTCGGGGTTGCGGGAGCCGGTGTATGTGGTGGTGCACGGGTTCGGTGGGCGGGTATCGCCGGTGGTGTTGGCGCATGTGGCGGAGGGTGACCTGTGGCCGGTGCGGTTGGGTGAGATGGCCGCTGGCGAGCCGGTGGTAGGCACTCGGGAGGTGTCGAATCTCGTCGAGGCGCAGAGTTGGACCCGGGTGCGGTCCGAGTTGCCCCCGATCGCGGCGGCGCTGCAACCGGGTGGGGCGGCTGAGCAGTGGCGGGCTCGGGTTCCGGAGCTGACGGCGATGCTTCCCGATGTGACCGTGACCGATCCGGTGGCGGTCGACCTGTCGACCCCGGACGCCGCCGGCACGGCAGGGGTGCGGGCGCATCGCCGGATGGGTGAGCGGGTGGAGCAGCTGGTCGCGTTGGGTGAGGAGTTGGTCCGGCATACACGCGAGTGGGTGGGTGGGGCTGGGGAAACGGATCGGCTCGATCTGCGGCTGGAGGAATGGGCGGGGCACCGCGACAGTCAGCAGTTGGTGACGGCGTTGGCGAGGGCTGGGCGGTTGACCGGTGAGGTGGAAGGCCTGGTAGCGGACCAGATTGGGCGGGTGTGGGCCGCGGCGGTGCCACCGGGGATCGTCTTGGCCGGAGAGGGAGCGACGGTACCGGACGCCGTCCGGGACGTGTTGCGGGCGGTGTATCTGGGCGCCTGGGTCCTCTCTACGGGATCGGACGGACCGGTCGTGGTTCGAGGATACGGCGGGTGGCAGCGTGCTGACCTGTCCCACATGCGATTACGCAGTGGGGCGGAGTTCACCCGGTTCCTGGCTGATCATGGCGGGGACGTGGCGTTGTTGTGGTCGGCGGACGGTCCGGCAGACCCGGGAGCGCAGGTTTCCAGGCTCCGGGCTGCCCTGGACGTGCCGCTGGTGCCGCGGCGGGTGGACGTGGTGGGGCGGGTGCCGGGGGTGTCCGAGCAGCGGAGCGCGGAGTTGCTCTCCGCGGTGAGCGCGTTCGGGTTGGCGCGGGAGTTGTTGGAGGAACAGATCCGGTTGCTGCCGGCTCGGGCGGCGGTGTTGCCGGGGCAGGCCAGCGTAACCGTGCCACCACCGCAACCGGCACCGTCACCACACGCCGGCGATGCTCCGGTGTTGTACGAGTGGGTGGCCGGGCCGGACGGTGTGGTTCCGGGTGGGGGGCAGCCGTCGGCGGGTGGGTTGCCGGAGTGGATGCACCGGGGGGATCGCCGGGGTGACGGGCTGTTGTGTTTGCTGGACTCGTTGGCGCAGACGCTCAGTGGTGTGCGGCCGGGCCTGTATCGCGGGTTCGACAACGTGGAGACACGGGCGCAGGCGCTGCTGGACCGGATGGAGGGGCGGCTGGGTTCCGATCATGTGGTGATCCGGGATCTGCGGTCTGCGCGCGGTGCCGAAGTGTATTCGGGTGGGTTCCTCAACGAGTTGGCGGAGCTTTTCCAGGTGCGGGTCCAGGTCGTCGAGCAAGGAGGCGACCGCAGGTGGTACGGACACCCGGTGGTGGGACGGGACGGAAACGCGCCGTTGATGTTGGTCGAGTTCGTGTCACCCGGTGGTCGGGGCGGTCTGGCCGATGAGGAAATGGGTACGTTCTATCCGTTGTTCGTCGATACGGTGCATGCCGCCGCTCTCGGTGGCGCGGCCACCATCACCGATCATCTCATCCAGCGGTGGGAGGCTCTGGTGGGTGGCCATGCGGCGCGTATTGACAGACTTGAAGCCGCTGAGAGGCCGTTGGTGGAGGCGGCCGAACGCGGCCAGGACGTCGGCCAGGCGCGGTCGGTCCTGGATCGGCTGTCCGGCCGGTACCTCGACGGGCTGCGGGACCTCAGGCTCGCGCGGGGGTTGCGTGACATGAGCGAGTACGTCCGATCGGTGTCCGACATCGCTGCGTTGAGCGGCCGGATTGGCCGGGTTGAGGCAGCGGCCGCGGAGTTGGACGCGCACGTCGGGCAGGCTCCCGCCGGTGCTGCCACGCCGCCGCCGGCGGTGGTGTCTCCGCAGTTGCTGACCGGCCACACCGGCGCGGTGTGGGCGGTGACGTCGTGGCAGGAGGAGTCGGGCCGGCGGCTGCTGGCCTCCGCCAGCACGGATCGGTCGGTGCGGATCTGGGATGCGGCCGACGGTCGCCTGGTCGGGACGTTGGAAGGCCATACCGGCACGGTGTCGGCGGTGACGTCGTGGCAGGAGGCGTCGGGCCGGCGGATGCTGGCCTCCGCCGGTGCGGATCGGTCGGTGCGGATCTGGGATGCGGCCGACGGCCGCCTGCTCCAGACATTAAGAGGCCACACCGGCCCGGTGCGGGCGGTGACGTCGTGGCAGGAGGAGTCGGGCCGGCGGCTGCTGGCCTCCGCCAGCTTGGACGAGACGGTGCGGATCTGGGATGCGGCCGACGGCCGCCTGATCCGGACGTTGGACGGCCACACCGGCACGGTGTTGGCGGTGACGTCGTGGCAGGAGGAGTCGGGCCGGCGGCTGCTGGCCTCCGCCAGCGGGGACGAGACGGTGCGGATCTGGGATGCGGCCGACGGCCGCCTGCTCCAGACATTTAGAGGCCACACCGACGCGGTGTGGGCGGTGACGTCGTGGCAGGAGGAGTCGGGCCGGCGGCTGCTGGCCTCCGCCGGCGAGGATCGGACGGTGCGGATCTGGGATGCGGCCGACGACCGCCCGGTCCGGACGTTGGCAGGCCACACCGGCACGGTGCGGGCGGTGACGTCGTGGCAGGAGGGGCCGGGCCGGCGGCTGCTGGCCTCCGCCAGCGGGGATCGGACGGTGCGGATCTGGGATGCGGCCGACGGCCGCCTGCTCCGGACGTTGGAAGGCCACACCGGCACGGTGTTCGCGGTGACATCGTGGCAGGAGGAGTCGGGCCGGCAGGTGCTGGCCTCCGCCAGCGCGGATCGGACAGTGCGGTTGTGGACCCTGCCGGATGGTGTTGCGGGGCTGGCGGGGTTGCCTGCCGTGCCGGGTGGGCGGGTTGCCGCTGGAAACGACCCCGCACCTGTGCCCGCGACCAGTGTCGGGGAGTTGAGTGGCCGGGTTGGCCGGGTTGAGGCCGCGGCCGTGGAGTCGGACGCGCACGTCGGACAGGCTCCCGCCGGTGCTGCCACGCCGCCGCCGGTGGTGTCCCCGCAGCTGCTGACCGGCTACACCGGCACGGTGTTCGCGGTGACGTCGTGGCAGGAGGAGTCGGGCCGGCGGCTGCTAGCCGCCGCCGGCGACGAGCGGACGGTGCGGATCTGGGATGCGGCCGGCGGTCGCCTGGTCGGGACGTTGGAGGGCCACACCGGCCCGGTGTTGGCGGTGACGTCGTGGCAGGAGGAGTCGGGCCGGCGGCTGGTGGCCTCCGCCAGCTTGGACGAGACGGTGCGGATCTGGGATGCGGCCGACGGCCGCCTGCTCCAGACGTTGGAAGGCCACACCGACGAGGTGTTGGCGGTGACGTCGTGGCAGGAGGAGTCGGGCCGGCGGCTGCTGGCCTCCGCCAGCTTGGACGAGACGGTGCGGATCTGGGATGCGGCCGACGGTAGCCTGCTCCGGACGTTGGCAGGCCACACCGGCGCGGTGTCGGCGGTGACGTCGTGGCAGGAGGCGTCGGGCCGGCGGCTGCTGGCCTCCGCCAGCGTGGACGAGACGGTGCGGATCTGGGATGCGGCCGACGGTAGCCTGCTCCGGACGTTGGAAGGCCACACCGACACGGTGTCGGCGGTGACGTCGTGGCAGGACGAGTCGGGCCGGCAGCTGCTGGCCTCCGCCAGCGTGGACGAGACGGTGCGGATCTGGGATGCGGCCGACGGTCGCCTGGTCCGGACGTTGGAAGGCCACACCGACACGGTGTCGGCGGTGACGTCGTGGCAGGAGGGGCCGGGCCGGCGGCTGCTGGCCTCCGCCAGCATGGACGAGACGGTGCGGATCTGGGATGCGGCCGACGGTCGCCTGGTCCGGACGTTGGAAGGCCACACCGACGAGGTGTTGGCGGTGACGTCGTGGCCGGAGGAGTCGGGCGGGCGGATGCTGGCCTCCGCCGGCGGGGATCAGACGGTGCGGTTGTGGCCCCTGCCGGATGCTGCTGCGGGGTTGGCGGGGTTGCCTGCCGTGCCGGGTGGGCGGGTTGCCGCTGGAAACGACCCCGCACCTGTGCCCGCGACCAGTGTCGGGGAGTTGCGTAGCCGGATTGGCCAGGGTGAGGCAGCGGCCGCGGAGCCGGACGCGCACGTCGGGCAGGCTCCCGCCGGTGCTGCCACGCCGCCACCGGCGGTGGTGTCTCCGCAGTTGCTGACCGGCCACACCGACACGGTGTCGGCGGTGACGTCGTGGCAGGAGGCGTCGGGCCAGCGGCTGCTGGCCTCCGCCGGCGACGAGCGGACGGTGCGGATCTGGGATGCGGCCGACGGTCGCCTGGTCGGGACGTTGGAAGGCCACAGCGGCCCGGTGTGGGCGGTGACGTCGTGGCAGGAGGCGTCGGGCCGGCGGATGCTGGCCTCCGCCAGCGGGGATCAGACGGTGCGGATCTGGGATGCGGCCGACGGCCGCCTGATCCGGACGTTGGAAGGCCACACCCGCACGGTGTGGGCGGTGACGTCGTGGCAGGAGGAGTCGGGCCGGCGGATGCTGGCCTCCGCCAGCGGGGATCAGACGGTGCGGATCTGGGATGCGGCCGACGGCCGCCTGATCCGGACGTTGGAAGGCCACACCGAGTGGGTGCGGGCGGTGACGTCGTGGCAGGAGGAATCGGGCCAGCGGCTGCTGGCCTCCGCCAGCGGGGACGAGACGGTGCGGATCTGGGATGCGGCCGACGGTCGCCTGCTCCAGACGTTGGAAGGCCACACCGACGAGGTGTTCGCGGTGACGTCGTGGCAGGAGGAGTCGGGCCAGCGGCTGCTGGCCTCCGCCAGCGGGGATCGGACGGTGCGGATCTGGGATGCGGCCGACGGTCGCCTGGTCCGGACGTTGGAAGGCCACACCGACGAGGTGTCGGCGGTGACGTCGTGGCAGGAGGCGTCGGGCCAGCGGCTGCTGGCCTCCGCCAGCGGGGATCGGACGGTGCGGATCTGGGATGCGGCCGACGGTCGCCTGGTCCGGACGTTGGAAGGCCACACCGACTGGGTGTTGGCGGTGACGTCGTGGCCGGAGGAGTCGGGCGGGCGGATGCTGGCCTCCGCCGGCGGGGATCAGACGGTGCGGTTGTGGCCCCTGCCGGATAGTGCTGCGGGGTTGGCGGGGTTGCCTGCCGTGCCGGGTGGGCGGGCTGCCGCTGGAAACGACCCCGCACCTGTGCCCGCGACCAGTGTCGGGGAGCTGAGCGGCCGGATTGGCCGGGTTGAGGCAGCGGCCGCGGAGTTGGACGCGCACATCGGGCAGACTCCCGCCGGTGCTGCCACGCCGCCGCCGGTGGTGCCCCCGCAGTTGCTGACCGGCCACACCGAGGAGGTGCGGGCGGTGACGTCGTGGCAGGAGACGTCGGGCCAGCGGATGGTGGCCTCCGCCAGCGACGACCGAACGGTGCGGATCTGGGATGCGGCCGACGGTCGCCTGGTCCGGACGTTGGAAGGCCACACCGACGAGGTGTTGGCGGTGACGTCGTGGCAGGAGGAGTCGGGCCGGCGGCTGCTGGCCTCCGCCAGCGTGGACGAGACGGTGCGGATCTGGGATGCGGCCGACGGTCGCCTGCTCCGGACGTTGGAAGGCCACACCGACGAGGTGTTGGCGGTGACGTCGTGGCAGGAGGAATCGGGCCGGCGGCTGCTGGCCTCCGCCAGCGTGGACGAGACGGTGCGGATCTGGGATGCGGCCGTCGGCCGCCTGCTCCAGACGTTGGCAGGCCACACCGACGCGGTGTCGGCGGTGACGTCGTGGCAGGAGGAATCGGGCCAGCGGCTGCTGGCCTCCGCCAGCGCGGACGAGACGGTGCGGATCTGGGATGCGGCCGACGGCCGCCTGCTCCAGACGTTGGACGGCCACACCGACCCGGTGTTCGCGGTGACGTCGTGGCAGGCGGCGTCGGGCCAGCGGCTGCTGGCCTCCGCCAGCTGGGACGAGACGGTGCGGATCTGGGATGCGGCCGACGGTCGCCTGCTCCAGACGTTGGAAGGCCACACCCGCCCGGTGTCGGCGGTGACGTCGTGGCAGGCGGCGTCGGGCCAGCGGCTGCTGGCCTCCGCCAGCGGGGATCAGACGGTGCGGATCTGGGATGCGGCCGACGGCCGCCTGCTCCAGACGTTGGAAGGACACACCGACTGGGTGTGGGCGGTGATGTCGTGGCCGGCGGGCCGGGCCGGCGGATGCTGGCCTCCGCCAGCGGGGATCGGACGGTGCGGTTGTGGCCCCTGCCGGATGGTGCTGCGGGGCTGGCGGGGTTGCCTGCCGTGCCGGGTGGGCGGGTTGCCGCTGGAAACAACCCCGCACCTGTGCCCGCGACCAGTGTCGGGGCGTTGA
- a CDS encoding WD40 repeat domain-containing protein produces the protein MWPLPDGAAGLAGLPAVPGGRVAAGNNPAPVPATSVGALSGRIGRVEAAAAELDAHVGQAPADAATPPAVVSPQLLTGHTGMVSAVTSWQEESGRRLLASASGDQTVRIWDAADGRLLQTLDGHTGPVYAVTSWQEGPGQRLLASASRDETVRIWDAADGRLLRTLAGHTRSVLAVTSWEEEGSGRRLLASASMDETVRIWDAADGRLLQTLEGHTDPVFAVTSWQEGPGRRLLASASMDETVRIWDAADGRLLQTLEGHTDPVWAVTSWQEESGRRLLASASADETVRIWDAADGRLLQTLEGHTDTVSAVTSWQEQSGRRLLASASGDETVRIWDAADGRLVGTLEGHTDTVLAVTSWPAGPGRRMLASAGRDQTVRLWTLPGAAAGLAGLPAVPGGRVGAGNDPGPVSGTSVGELSGRVGRVEAASAESDVHVGQAPAGAATPPPAVVSPRLLTGHTEWVRAVTSWQEESGRRMLASAGMDRTVRIWDAADGRLIQTLEDHTGPVRAVTSWQEESGQRLLASAGTDGTVRIWDAADGRLIGTLEGHTDAVLAVTSWQDESGRQLLASASGDETVRIWDAADGRLLQTLEGHTDQVSAVTSWQDESGRQLLASASDDETVRIWDAADGRLLQTLEGHTGEVLAVTSWQDESGRQLLASAGRDQTVRIWDAADGRLLQTLEGHTDEVWAVTSWEEASGRRLLASAGRDQTVRIWDAADGRLLRTLEGHTRAVRGVTSWPAGPGRRMLASASHDRTVRLWPLPDGAAGLAGLPAAPGGRAAAGNDPAPVPATSVGALSGRIGRVEAAAAESDAHVGQAPAGAATPPPAVVSPRLLTGHTGPVYASTSWQEASGRRMLASASGDETVRIWDAADGRLIWTLEGHTGPVFAVTSWQEASGRRILASAGMDRTVRIWDAADGRLLRTLEGHTGPVRAVTLWPAVSGRRMLASTSTDRTVRIWDAADGRLIQTLDHTGPVWAVTSWQEASGRRMRASTSRDRTVRIWDTADRRLLRTLEGHTGPVLAVTSWQEESGRRLLASASADRTVRIWDTADGRLLQTLEGHTGPVWGVTSWQAGPGRRMLASASHDETVRLWPLPDDAAGLAGLPAVPGGRVAAGNNPEPVALTAQNDSDSPMEDVDDNPDSSMS, from the coding sequence TTGTGGCCCCTGCCGGATGGTGCTGCGGGGCTGGCGGGGTTGCCTGCCGTGCCGGGTGGGCGGGTTGCCGCTGGAAACAACCCCGCACCTGTGCCCGCGACCAGTGTCGGGGCGTTGAGCGGCCGGATTGGCCGGGTTGAGGCAGCGGCCGCGGAGTTGGACGCGCACGTCGGGCAGGCTCCCGCCGATGCTGCCACGCCGCCAGCAGTGGTGTCCCCGCAGCTGCTGACCGGCCACACCGGCATGGTGTCGGCGGTGACGTCGTGGCAGGAGGAGTCGGGCCGGCGGCTGCTGGCCTCCGCCAGCGGGGATCAGACGGTGCGGATCTGGGATGCGGCCGACGGCCGCCTGCTCCAGACATTGGACGGCCACACCGGCCCGGTGTACGCGGTGACCTCGTGGCAGGAGGGGCCGGGCCAGCGGCTGCTGGCCTCCGCCAGCAGGGACGAGACGGTGCGGATCTGGGATGCGGCCGACGGTCGCCTACTCCGGACATTGGCAGGCCACACCCGCTCGGTGTTGGCGGTGACATCGTGGGAGGAGGAGGGGTCGGGCCGGCGGCTGCTGGCCTCCGCCAGCATGGACGAGACGGTGCGGATCTGGGATGCGGCCGACGGTCGCCTGCTCCAGACGTTGGAAGGCCACACCGACCCGGTGTTCGCGGTGACCTCGTGGCAGGAGGGGCCGGGCCGGCGGCTGCTGGCCTCCGCCAGCATGGACGAGACGGTGCGGATCTGGGATGCGGCCGACGGTCGCCTGCTCCAGACGTTGGAAGGCCACACCGACCCGGTGTGGGCGGTGACGTCGTGGCAGGAGGAGTCGGGCCGGCGGCTGCTGGCCTCCGCCAGCGCGGACGAGACGGTGCGGATCTGGGATGCGGCCGACGGTCGCCTGCTCCAGACGTTGGAAGGCCACACCGACACGGTGTCGGCGGTGACGTCGTGGCAGGAGCAGTCGGGCCGGCGGCTGCTGGCCTCCGCCAGCGGGGACGAGACGGTGCGGATCTGGGATGCGGCCGACGGTCGCCTGGTCGGGACGTTGGAAGGCCACACCGACACGGTGTTGGCGGTGACGTCGTGGCCGGCGGGGCCGGGCCGGCGGATGCTGGCCTCCGCCGGCAGGGATCAGACGGTGCGGTTGTGGACCCTGCCGGGCGCTGCTGCGGGGCTGGCGGGGTTGCCTGCCGTGCCGGGTGGGCGGGTTGGCGCTGGAAACGACCCCGGACCTGTGTCCGGGACCAGTGTCGGGGAGTTGAGTGGCCGGGTTGGCCGGGTTGAGGCAGCGTCCGCGGAGTCGGACGTGCACGTCGGGCAGGCTCCCGCCGGTGCTGCCACGCCGCCGCCGGCGGTGGTGTCCCCGCGGCTGCTGACCGGCCACACCGAGTGGGTGCGGGCGGTGACGTCGTGGCAGGAGGAGTCGGGCCGGCGGATGCTGGCCTCCGCCGGCATGGATCGGACGGTGCGGATCTGGGATGCGGCCGACGGCCGCCTGATCCAGACGTTGGAAGACCACACCGGCCCGGTGCGGGCGGTGACGTCGTGGCAGGAGGAATCGGGCCAGCGGCTGCTGGCCTCCGCCGGCACGGATGGGACGGTGCGGATCTGGGATGCGGCCGACGGTCGCCTGATCGGGACGTTGGAAGGCCACACCGACGCGGTGTTGGCGGTGACGTCGTGGCAGGACGAGTCGGGCCGGCAGCTGCTGGCCTCCGCCAGCGGGGACGAGACGGTGCGGATCTGGGATGCGGCCGACGGCCGCCTGCTCCAGACGTTGGAAGGCCACACCGACCAGGTGTCGGCGGTGACGTCGTGGCAGGACGAGTCGGGCCGGCAGCTGCTGGCCTCCGCCAGCGACGACGAGACGGTGCGGATCTGGGATGCGGCCGACGGCCGCCTGCTCCAGACATTGGAAGGCCACACCGGCGAGGTGTTGGCGGTGACGTCGTGGCAGGACGAGTCGGGCCGGCAGCTGCTGGCCTCCGCCGGCAGGGATCAGACGGTGCGGATCTGGGATGCGGCCGACGGCCGCCTGCTCCAGACGTTGGAAGGCCACACCGACGAAGTGTGGGCGGTGACGTCGTGGGAGGAGGCGTCGGGCCGGCGGCTGCTGGCCTCTGCCGGCAGGGATCAGACGGTGCGGATCTGGGATGCGGCCGACGGTCGCCTGCTCCGGACGTTGGAAGGCCACACCCGCGCGGTGCGGGGGGTGACGTCGTGGCCGGCGGGGCCGGGCCGGCGGATGCTGGCCTCCGCCAGTCATGACCGGACGGTGCGGTTGTGGCCCCTGCCGGATGGTGCTGCAGGGCTGGCGGGATTGCCTGCCGCGCCGGGTGGGCGGGCTGCCGCTGGAAACGACCCCGCACCTGTGCCCGCGACCAGTGTCGGGGCGTTGAGTGGCCGGATTGGCCGGGTTGAGGCAGCGGCCGCGGAGTCGGACGCGCACGTCGGGCAGGCTCCCGCCGGTGCTGCCACGCCGCCGCCGGCGGTGGTGTCCCCGCGGCTGCTGACAGGCCACACCGGCCCGGTGTACGCGTCGACGTCGTGGCAGGAGGCGTCGGGCCGGCGGATGCTGGCCTCCGCCAGCGGGGACGAGACGGTGCGGATCTGGGATGCGGCCGACGGCCGCCTGATCTGGACGTTGGAAGGCCACACCGGCCCGGTGTTCGCGGTGACGTCGTGGCAGGAGGCGTCGGGCCGGCGGATACTGGCCTCCGCCGGCATGGATCGGACGGTGCGGATCTGGGATGCGGCCGACGGCCGCCTGCTCCGGACATTGGAAGGCCACACCGGCCCGGTGCGGGCGGTAACGTTGTGGCCGGCGGTGTCGGGCCGGCGGATGCTGGCCTCCACCAGCACGGATCGGACGGTGCGGATCTGGGATGCGGCCGACGGTCGCCTGATCCAGACGTTGGACCACACCGGCCCGGTGTGGGCGGTGACGTCGTGGCAGGAGGCGTCGGGCCGGCGGATGCGGGCCTCCACCAGCAGGGATCGGACGGTGCGGATCTGGGATACGGCCGACCGTCGCCTGCTCCGGACGTTGGAAGGCCACACCGGCCCGGTGTTGGCGGTGACGTCGTGGCAGGAGGAATCGGGCCGGCGGCTGCTGGCCTCCGCCAGCGCGGATCGGACGGTACGGATCTGGGATACGGCCGACGGCCGCCTGCTCCAGACGTTGGAAGGCCACACCGGCCCGGTGTGGGGGGTGACATCCTGGCAGGCGGGGCCGGGCCGGCGGATGCTGGCCTCCGCAAGCCATGACGAGACGGTGCGGTTGTGGCCCCTGCCGGATGATGCTGCGGGGCTGGCGGGATTGCCTGCCGTGCCGGGTGGGCGGGTTGCCGCTGGAAACAACCCCGAACCTGTGGCATTGACCGCCCAAAATGACTCGGACTCGCCAATGGAAGATGTGGACGACAACCCGGACTCGTCCATGTCGTAG